The genomic stretch ATGGTGTCGGAGGGGACGATGGAGATCCCCACGGACACCGGCACGGAGGGGCGCGCGTGGGAGCCGGTGAGCGTGCCGGGCGCCCCCACACCGGTCGGCGCCTACTCGCGGGCGGTGCGCGCGGGAGACATGATCTTCGTCTCCGGCCAGGTGCCGCGCGACCTCGTCACCGGCGAGCTCCAGGGCGAGACGCTGGCCAAACAGACGCGCGGGGTGCTGGAGAACGTGCGCCTCGTGCTGGCTGCCGCGGGCGCCACCATGGACGACATCGTCTCCGTCACCGCGTACCTGGAGGACATCGGCGACTGGGGCGAGTTCAACACGCTCTACCGCGAAGCCTTTCGCCCGCCGTACCCCTCGCGCACCACGCTGGGCGCCGCGCTGCACGGCGTAAAGGTGGAGATCAGCGTCGTGGCGAGGGTGCGCGCGTGAGCGCCGCCGCCCGGGCGATCGCGCCGGCGCTGCTCCTGGTGACGGCCACCGCGCACCCTGCGTGGGCGCACGTCAAGTGGTTCAGCCGCTTCTCCTTCGGCGACCGCCCGCGCACCGCGGGCGAAGTGCTCACGCCCACCTTTTTCGCGCTCGCGCTGCTGAGCATGGCCACCATCGCGGCGATGGTGCTCCTCGACCGGCGCCTGGGCGACCTTCCCGCGTACCGCCGCGTCAACGACTGGCTCTCGTCTCGCGGCGACCGGGCGGTGCTGGTGATGCGGATCGGGGCGGGGGCGGCGCTCCTCCTGTCGTGGCAGGCGGACGCGATGCTCGCGCCCGAGCTGCGCGTGGCGGAGGGGTGGCTGGGCTGGCTCCAGTTCGCGCTCGCCTTCCTCCTCCTCTTTGACCGCACCGTGCCCCTGGCCGGCGCGGGGCTGATCGCGCTCTACGGGATCGGCGTCTTCCGCTTCGGCCCCTTTCACATGCTGGACTACGTGCTGTACGCAGGGATCGGCTACTACCTGGCCGTGAGCGGCGCGGGGGAGCGGAAGATCCGCGGCACCGGGCTTCCGGCGCTGTACGCGTCGGTGGGGTTCTCGCTCTGCTGGGTGGCGCTGGAGAAGATGGTGTACCCGCAGTGGGGCCTGTACGTACTGGAGCAGAACCCGCGGCTCTCGCTGGGGCTTCCGCTGAGCTTCTTCCTCCTGGCCGCGGCGTTTGTGGAGTTCTCGCTGGGCTACCTGCTGATCATCAACCTCCTGCAGCGGCCGCTGGCGCTGGTCATCACGCTCGTCTTCTTCACGACCACGCTGGTCTTCGGCAAGGTGGAGGTGATCGGCCACACGCCCATTCACGCCGCGCTCGTGGTCTTCCTGCTGGAGGGTCCCGGCCGCGTCTACAAGCCGCCCATCGCCCTGCACCGCGGCCTGGCCCTGCGCACCGCCTTCGCCGCCGTCAACTTCGCGCTCCTCCTCGCCCTCCTCTTCGTCCCGTACACCTACGGCGCCGCGCGGCTCTACCGCGAGCACGCCGCCCCCCCGGCTCGGCTGGGCGTTGAAGAACACGCGGTCACGGCCACGGTGGAACGAAGTCGAACGGTAGCACCCGTCGAATCATCTCGAAATCTCTGGCGTTCGCGGTCACCAGAGTTACACCCGCTTCTCGGCACGATGCAGCGATGAGGACATCGTTGACCAGGGAACGCGGTATCCTCCGCAACTCTATCCCGCGCTCCTTTGCCAGACGGGAGAGCACGGTGCCCGCATTACGCCATGCGTTGTGCGAAGGCGTAAAAATCCGGGTCAGCCTCTGGAACTGCCGCCCGACTCTTTCCGTCCAACCCGCCGACTCTTCTGAGGTGCCCCCGATCGCGAGTTCGTGCAGTACTACGGACGACAGATGAGTCTTGGGAGTGTACTCGCGGTAGTACTGTCGCAGCTCCTCACCGGAATCGGCATTCCGGAAGGCCTGGACGTAGAGCTGTGTATCGAGGGCGAACTTGGTCACTTCATCAACTCGTCGGCGTAGCCACCCTCGTAAACGTCCTCCATCCCTCCTTTCCCCGCGATTTGATCGACACTGGCGAGCAGGGCTTTCCTGAAGAAGAGCATCTCGAGCGCCTGATCGATTGCTTCGGTTTCCGAGCTCGCGCCAAGGAGCTCCACCGCGCGGTCGAGCTTGTTCTGATCGATCTTGATGCTCTTGCGGCGAATGAGCGTGCCTTCACTCGCGCGCAGCTTCTTCCTGCCAGCAGACTGCTCCCGGGTAGCCATGAGACCCTTCCTGGTGTGATGCGGCGGATGATCTGTGTAGAGATATGATCATCCGCGATTGGCAAGTCAACCTGCCGCCACATGGCCGCCAGGTGTGCCACACGCTACACTGTCGTTGACGCAAAAGGCCCTCAAACCGCAGCGATCCAGATGCCCGAAAACGAAGAGAGTACACCCGCCGGAAAGACGCCGCGCGAGTCGGCGTCGACGCTCTCGGAGAGCATGATGCCGGACCAGCTCAACCACCATGGCAACGTCTTCGGCGGGGAGATCCTGGCGCTGGTGGACAAGGCGGGGGGCGTGGTGGCGCGCCGGCACGCGCGCCTCCCCGTGGTGACGGTGATGGTGGACCGCGTGGAGTTCCGCGAGCCGGTGTACGCCAACGACTTCGTGGAGGCGCACGGGCGGCTGATCCGCGTGGGGCGCACCTCGATGGAGGTGATGGTGACCGTGGAGGCGGAGCAGATCGAGACGGGGAAGCGGCGCACCACCAACCGCTGCTTTCTCACCTACGTCGCGCTGGACATGCTCAACGGCAAGCCCGCCCCCGTGCCGCCGCTGATCCTGGAGACGGACGAGGACCACCGCCTCCACGAGATGGCGGAGCGCCGCCGCGCCCGCCGCGAGGCCGAGGCCGCGGACGAGGGAATCGAGCTGTGACGGAGGACCGCCTCTCGCGCCAGCTCGCCTTCGTCGTAGAGGTGGACCGCCTCAAGGGGGTCCTCCGCCAGACCTCGCTGATCGACGGCTCGCGGCGCGAGAACAGCGCGGAGCACTCTTGGCACCTGGCGATGGCAGCCCTCGCCCTGGCCGAGCACGCCCCCGCCGGCACCGACCTCCTGCGCGCCATCCGCATGGTGCTGGTGCACGACATCGTGGAGATAGACGCGGGCGACACCTTTTGCTACGACGACGGCGCGCACATGGACAAGGAGGCGCGCGAGACGCGCGCCGCCGAGCGCATCTTCGGCCTGCTTCCTCCCGACCAAGCGGACGAGACGCGCGCCCTGTGGGACGAGTTCGAGGCGGGCGAGACCCCCGATGCCCGCTTCGCCGTCGCGCTGGACCGCCTGCAGCCGCTCCTGGTGAACTTCAACAGCGACGGCGGCACCTGGAAGCTGCACGGCATCACCCGCGCGCAGATCCTCCGCCGCATGGCGCCCATCGAGGAGGGCGCGCCCGGCGTGTGGCCGTGGGTGGTGCGGACGATCGACGAGGCGTGCGAGCGAGGATACGTAGTTTGACGGCCCGCCCCTTGCTGAGTACCTTCCGCGCATACATCGAAGGGGAGTAGTCCACCGGGGAGACACCCGGCGGCCGGATCGTCAAGACTGCGGGGCGAGAGCTCCGCACGGTCCGGCCGGGATAGCGGCGCCACGCGCGCCACGTCAGGGCGAGACCTTCGTCGCGGGACCCCAGTTGCGAGAGCAAGGGGGCCTCGTGACGAGGGTGTCGCCCCTTGTTTTTGACCCCCGCCAGCGCGCGGGAGCACGGGAGAAGCGTCTTGGTACATTCCGTATGGCCGTGGGTAGGCTTCCTGGTCTTCGTTCTGGTGATGCTCGCCATCGACCTGGGCGTCTTCAACCGCACGGCCCACGTGGTGGCGCCGAAGGAGGCGGCGCGCTGGAGCGGGATCACGGTGATCCTGGCGATGATCTTCGCCAGCGGGATCGCGTGGGGATGGCTCCCCGTGGGCGTGTCAGGAAAGGCGAAGGCGCTGGAGTTCGTAACGGGATACCTGATCGAGCTGGCCCTTTCCGTCGACAACATCTTCGTATTCGTACTCCTCTTCTCGTACTTCAAGGTCCCGCCCAAGTACCAGCACCGCGTGCTGTTCTGGGGCGTGCTGGGCGCGCTGGTGATGCGCGGCGCTATGATCGGCGCCGGCGCGCTCCTCATCGAGCGCTTCCACTGGATCATCTACGTCTTCGGTGCCTTCCTGGTGTTCACCGGCATCCGCATGGCCACGCAGGACGAGCTGGACATCGAGCCGGAGTCCAACCCCGCGCTCAAGCTGATGCGCCGCTTCTTCCCGGTGTCGCCGGTGTACCACGGGCAGAGCTTCTTCGTGCGCGAGGAGGTGGGCGGCAGGATGAGGCACGTGGCGACGCCGCTCTTCGTGGTGCTGGTGCTGGTGGAGACCACCGACCTGATCTTCGCCGTGGACTCCATCCCGGCGATCTTCGCCGTCACCCGCGACCCGTTCCTGGTCTTCACCTCCAACGTCTTCGCCATCCTCTGCCTGCGGTCGCTGTACTTCCTGCTGGCGGGGGTGATCGACAAGTTCCATCTGCTCAAGCTGGGGCTGTCGATCGTGCTGGTGTTCATCGGGGCAAAGATGCTGCTCTCGGGCTACTACCACATCCCGATCGGCGTGTCGCTGGGGGTGGTGGCGGGGGTGCTGGGGCTGTCGGTGGTGGGCTCGCTGGCCTTTCCGCAGGTGCTGGACGAGAACTGCGCGGTCACCCACGACCCGCTGGACGAGTCCGACGACCCCAAGCGCCCGGTCCTCCACGACGACCGCAACGAGAACATGATCGCGGACGAGGAGGAGACGCAGG from Longimicrobium sp. encodes the following:
- a CDS encoding acyl-CoA thioesterase, which gives rise to MPENEESTPAGKTPRESASTLSESMMPDQLNHHGNVFGGEILALVDKAGGVVARRHARLPVVTVMVDRVEFREPVYANDFVEAHGRLIRVGRTSMEVMVTVEAEQIETGKRRTTNRCFLTYVALDMLNGKPAPVPPLILETDEDHRLHEMAERRRARREAEAADEGIEL
- a CDS encoding HD domain-containing protein, coding for MTEDRLSRQLAFVVEVDRLKGVLRQTSLIDGSRRENSAEHSWHLAMAALALAEHAPAGTDLLRAIRMVLVHDIVEIDAGDTFCYDDGAHMDKEARETRAAERIFGLLPPDQADETRALWDEFEAGETPDARFAVALDRLQPLLVNFNSDGGTWKLHGITRAQILRRMAPIEEGAPGVWPWVVRTIDEACERGYVV
- a CDS encoding TerC family protein: MVHSVWPWVGFLVFVLVMLAIDLGVFNRTAHVVAPKEAARWSGITVILAMIFASGIAWGWLPVGVSGKAKALEFVTGYLIELALSVDNIFVFVLLFSYFKVPPKYQHRVLFWGVLGALVMRGAMIGAGALLIERFHWIIYVFGAFLVFTGIRMATQDELDIEPESNPALKLMRRFFPVSPVYHGQSFFVREEVGGRMRHVATPLFVVLVLVETTDLIFAVDSIPAIFAVTRDPFLVFTSNVFAILCLRSLYFLLAGVIDKFHLLKLGLSIVLVFIGAKMLLSGYYHIPIGVSLGVVAGVLGLSVVGSLAFPQVLDENCAVTHDPLDESDDPKRPVLHDDRNENMIADEEETQAPSPRPPPAGAQGG